One window from the genome of Garra rufa chromosome 1, GarRuf1.0, whole genome shotgun sequence encodes:
- the LOC141326361 gene encoding RRP12-like protein: MLTLVTGSQELVTAEAWQAVLNEVSSPVSAELAMQIITHLPRLFGWAMKSLLSSETQVASAAAEALKSIIDCCISVYMEANATAGDEPLIAEMFGDPESGVQMKLRSNESD, encoded by the exons ATGTTGACTTTGGTGACCGGGAGCCAAGAG CTGGTGACAGCCGAGGCCTGGCAGGCAGTACTGAATGAAGTCAGCAGCCCTGTGTCTGCGGAACTCGCCATGCAGATCATCACG CATCTGCCTCGACTCTTCGGCTGGGCAATGAAGTCGCTTCTGAGCTCGGAGACACAAGTTGCCTCTGCAGCCGCTGAGGCTTTGAAG AGCATCATTGATTGCTGCATTTCTGTTTATATGGAAGCGAATGCCACCGCAGGAGATGAGCCTCTCATCGCAGAGATGTTTGG GGATCCTGAATCTGGTGTCCAGATGAAGCTCAGATCAAATGAATCTGATTGA